In Daphnia magna isolate NIES linkage group LG6, ASM2063170v1.1, whole genome shotgun sequence, the following are encoded in one genomic region:
- the LOC116924732 gene encoding 1-acyl-sn-glycerol-3-phosphate acyltransferase gamma has product MLAQIKTAGAYIGLLTLFISFIVSGLLLNGIQLCLWLTVKPISRGLYRKINYYLLTCLWNQVLLVIDWSGSAISVYTDTETWSKLGSENALLIMNHSNELDWLVAWVLGNQANILGNSKLFIKKAVEWIPIIGWAWKFAEIGFLERNWEKDKSTMDLFVKNLVEYEDPVWLLFFPEGTRFSKEKHDVSMEFAARKGLPHLKHLLIPRTRGFFAITQQLKQNFGAVYSGTLCFNTKLGAYPSLLNVFLGRPVFGEVFLERIPFEDIPTEMDKSAEWLLNNFEKKDKLMDAYEKNGVFPTALAAEDAKYFNGPIRCHYRPRSVLPFLLFCLWSSFCLPFMFNSVKWFLGTGFTSLMAVVFIFAISASFIYKLIDITLISRGSSYGKDVSVKE; this is encoded by the exons atgttggcgcaaataaaaactgcgggGGCGTACATTGGATTGTTAACGCTTTTTATAAGTTTCATCGTCTCTGGATTATTACTGAATGGAATCCAACTATGTCTGTGGTTAACAGTCAAACCAATAAGCAGAGGATTATATCGCAAGATAAATTATTACCTGCTGACCTGCTTATGGAATC aggttCTATTGGTAATTGACTGGTCCGGATCAGCCATCAGTGTTTACACTGATACCGAGACATGGTCGAAACTGGGTTCGGAAAATGCTTTGCTTATTATGAATCATTCGAACGAGCTGGACTGGCTTGTAGCTTGGGTTCTAGGAAATCAAGCCAACATTCTTGGT AATTCAAAACTGTTCATCAAGAAAGCAGTTGAATGGATACCTATTATAGGTTGGGCGTGGAAATTTGCTGAGATAGGATTCTTAGAAAGGAATTGGGAAAAAGACAAATCAACGATGGACTTATTTGTAAAAAATCTAGTCGAGTACGAAGATCCAGTCTGG TTGTTGTTCTTCCCGGAAGGAACAAGATTTAGTAAGGAAAAACACGACGTATCGATGGAGTTTGCCGCCCGAAAAGGTTTACCacatttgaaacatttattgaTACCTAG GACGAGAGGATTTTTTGCCATAACTCAGCAgctgaaacaaaattttgggGCTGTTTATTCTGGCACCCTGTGTTTCAACAC CAAATTAGGTGCGTATCCCAGTCTATTAAATGTGTTTCTCGGTCGGCCCGTCTTTGGAGAAGTCTTTTTAGAGCGCATACCTTTCGAAGATATCCCCACCGAAATGGATAAGTCTGCGGAATGGCTACTAAATAACTTCGAGAAAAAA GATAAGTTGATGGACGCTTACGAGAAAAATGGCGTTTTCCCGACAGCATTAGCAGCAGAGGACGCTAAATACTTCAATGGCCCTATTCGATG TCATTATCGTCCACGTTCTGTCCTgccatttttgttattttgccTGTGGAGTAGCTTCTGCTTACCATTTATGTTTAACTCGGTTAAATGGTTCTTGGGCACAGGATTTACAAGTCTAATGGCagtcgttttcatttttgcaataA GTGCTTCCTTCATTTACAAGCTAATCGATATTACATTGATCAGTCGTGGTTCTTCTTATGGCAAAGATGTTTCCGTAAAAGAGTAA